One segment of Agromyces albus DNA contains the following:
- a CDS encoding phage tail tape measure protein, which yields MFDAGALIFTIKAAGAQVFQQDLRQADQAIEKTGRSAAAAAKPVEQLGTATDATGKKSRAAKQPLDEQARATERAGEEARKAKAKQEAQAAASEKQAHSARQLSVALLAAGVAVAALVGLSVAKFATFDQAMSNTAAATMATAAEQEQLGEAALDAGADTAYSATQAAAAEEELAKAGLSVANIVGSSLNASLALAAAGQLEVARSATIMATTLKQFKLPASDASHVADLLAAGAGKAQGSVDDLAQALQYVGPVAAGMGLSVEEVTGTLALFAENGQLGERAGTGLRGVIQSLVSPSSIAAKTLKDYNVEIFDGQGKMKSLAQVAEALRTGFAHLTEEERSAALGRIFGNEQITAARVLYEGGAQAVTKWTDAVDESGFAADQAARRQDNLAGDIEKLGGAFDTALIKTGSGANEVLRDQVQLVTGLIDGYGELDPAVQSTVLTAGVAIGAFLLLSGGTLGAIGKIGELKQNLRSLNLTMGKTAIIAGSVGIALSLVGAAFAVWAARQADASAAASEFQASLDQTTGAVTKLTRELVAQKLAEKGAFEAAKEAGISQKELTDAVINGGEELERVSAKIAGNNNLVNFFTGVGVRAGDAGRAIDDLAAALPRAKEGFQDQKAAVDDSADATESAAGATDVLTESMQAAEQAQESLLGEFAVADGAFVDFKSGIDAVVAKNQEWAEKTAEATSSSSDSWESYYDGISVSVGEYLAELQTQVDAQNAWETNMVLLSGRVSSGVLEELAKLGPEGAPLVADLVNASDDELAQLEGIYGQRSQEATDAFAGTLDTAGPIIAAAGAQLGKDAATEIATKLADGTATVEEIMRDYKLKVEGYVPTIDVDTSTAYGKIMTLQAQIRAATGDYTIRVATGAGGQGGLTMADGGIVEHYASGGMREHHVAQIARAGAWRVWAEPETGGEAYIPLSPAKRSQSVPVLADTAARLGFDLVPAGAGRSASGPPQITASAGSTAAAPASVVQNNHFPPGLDESAYANLAQDRLNKMIRKGG from the coding sequence ATGTTTGATGCAGGCGCGCTGATCTTCACCATCAAGGCCGCGGGAGCGCAGGTCTTCCAGCAAGACCTCCGCCAAGCTGACCAAGCGATCGAGAAGACCGGCCGGTCGGCGGCTGCAGCGGCGAAGCCCGTCGAACAGCTCGGCACCGCCACGGACGCGACAGGCAAGAAGTCCCGCGCGGCGAAGCAGCCCCTCGACGAGCAGGCCCGGGCGACCGAGCGTGCCGGCGAGGAAGCTCGCAAGGCGAAGGCCAAGCAGGAGGCGCAAGCGGCCGCGTCGGAGAAGCAGGCGCACTCCGCCCGGCAACTCTCCGTCGCGCTCCTTGCAGCCGGTGTCGCCGTCGCCGCCCTCGTGGGCCTGTCTGTAGCGAAGTTCGCCACGTTCGATCAGGCGATGTCGAACACGGCCGCCGCGACCATGGCCACCGCGGCCGAGCAGGAACAACTCGGCGAGGCGGCCCTCGATGCTGGCGCCGACACCGCGTACTCCGCGACGCAGGCGGCTGCGGCTGAGGAAGAGCTCGCGAAAGCCGGCCTGAGCGTCGCGAACATCGTCGGCAGCAGCCTGAACGCCTCCCTCGCGCTCGCGGCGGCCGGTCAGCTCGAGGTAGCTCGGTCGGCGACGATCATGGCGACGACGCTGAAGCAGTTCAAGCTGCCCGCGTCGGATGCCTCGCATGTCGCGGATCTCCTCGCGGCGGGTGCTGGCAAGGCGCAGGGCTCCGTCGACGACCTCGCACAGGCGCTGCAGTACGTCGGCCCCGTTGCGGCCGGCATGGGCCTCTCGGTCGAGGAAGTCACTGGCACCCTCGCGCTGTTCGCTGAGAACGGGCAGCTCGGTGAGCGCGCCGGCACGGGCCTGCGCGGTGTGATCCAGTCGCTCGTCTCGCCTTCATCGATCGCGGCGAAGACGCTGAAGGATTACAACGTCGAGATCTTCGACGGCCAGGGCAAGATGAAGTCCCTCGCGCAGGTCGCTGAGGCGCTCCGCACCGGCTTCGCTCACCTCACCGAGGAAGAGCGGTCTGCCGCGCTCGGCCGGATCTTCGGCAACGAGCAGATCACCGCCGCGCGCGTCCTCTACGAGGGTGGCGCGCAGGCTGTAACCAAGTGGACCGACGCCGTCGATGAATCCGGCTTCGCCGCGGATCAGGCTGCACGCCGGCAGGACAACCTCGCGGGCGACATCGAGAAGCTCGGCGGCGCGTTCGACACGGCCCTGATCAAGACGGGCTCGGGCGCGAACGAGGTCCTCCGTGACCAGGTGCAGCTCGTCACCGGGCTGATCGACGGTTATGGCGAGCTCGACCCGGCCGTACAGAGCACCGTCCTCACAGCCGGAGTAGCCATCGGAGCGTTCCTCCTGCTGTCCGGTGGCACGCTCGGCGCGATCGGCAAGATCGGCGAACTCAAGCAGAACCTCAGGAGCCTCAACCTCACGATGGGCAAGACCGCCATCATTGCCGGCAGCGTCGGTATTGCCCTCTCCCTCGTGGGAGCCGCCTTCGCCGTGTGGGCCGCTCGTCAGGCCGACGCCTCGGCTGCGGCCTCCGAATTCCAAGCCTCACTCGACCAGACCACTGGCGCGGTCACGAAGCTGACGCGCGAGTTGGTGGCCCAGAAGCTGGCCGAGAAGGGTGCGTTCGAAGCAGCGAAGGAAGCCGGAATCTCGCAGAAAGAGCTCACCGACGCCGTGATCAACGGCGGTGAAGAGCTGGAGCGAGTCTCCGCGAAGATCGCCGGCAACAACAACCTGGTGAACTTCTTCACCGGCGTCGGCGTGCGCGCAGGTGATGCAGGTCGCGCGATCGACGATCTCGCAGCGGCGTTGCCGCGAGCGAAGGAGGGCTTTCAGGATCAGAAGGCTGCCGTCGACGACTCAGCCGACGCGACGGAGTCGGCTGCTGGTGCGACGGATGTCCTCACCGAATCGATGCAGGCAGCCGAGCAAGCCCAGGAGAGCCTCCTTGGCGAGTTCGCTGTCGCTGATGGAGCGTTCGTAGATTTCAAGAGCGGCATCGACGCCGTCGTGGCGAAGAACCAGGAATGGGCGGAGAAGACCGCCGAGGCAACCAGCTCGTCTTCGGACTCGTGGGAGTCCTACTACGACGGGATCTCCGTCAGCGTCGGCGAGTACCTCGCTGAACTGCAGACGCAGGTGGATGCCCAGAACGCGTGGGAGACGAACATGGTGCTCCTGTCGGGGCGCGTCTCTTCCGGAGTGCTCGAGGAGCTGGCGAAGCTGGGCCCCGAGGGGGCGCCGCTTGTCGCCGATCTCGTGAACGCCTCCGACGACGAGCTCGCGCAACTAGAGGGCATCTACGGGCAACGGTCGCAAGAGGCCACGGATGCGTTCGCCGGCACTCTCGACACGGCCGGGCCGATCATCGCCGCCGCCGGCGCTCAGCTCGGGAAGGACGCCGCGACCGAAATCGCGACGAAACTCGCCGACGGCACCGCAACCGTCGAAGAGATCATGCGCGACTACAAGCTGAAGGTCGAGGGATACGTCCCCACGATCGACGTGGACACGAGCACCGCTTACGGCAAGATCATGACGCTGCAGGCGCAGATCCGCGCCGCGACCGGCGACTACACGATCCGCGTCGCAACGGGCGCGGGCGGCCAGGGCGGTCTCACCATGGCTGACGGTGGCATCGTCGAGCACTACGCCAGCGGTGGCATGCGCGAGCACCACGTGGCCCAGATCGCTCGGGCGGGCGCGTGGCGGGTGTGGGCGGAGCCTGAGACCGGCGGTGAGGCATACATTCCACTCTCGCCCGCGAAGCGCTCCCAGTCGGTCCCTGTGCTCGCCGATACGGCGGCGCGACTGGGCTTTGACTTGGTCCCCGCCGGCGCTGGCCGAAGCGCGAGCGGCCCGCCTCAAATCACAGCTTCAGCGGGTTCGACGGCCGCCGCCCCGGCGTCGGTGGTGCAGAACAACCACTTCCCCCCGGGCCTCGACGAGTCCGCGTACGCGAATCTCGCGCAAGACCGCCTGAACAAGATGATCCGAAAGGGCGGCTGA